One part of the Bdellovibrio bacteriovorus genome encodes these proteins:
- a CDS encoding energy transducer TonB, whose translation MGFNLDNDKSKDQLSLFDYKLPNADFAPAKKSAADNTAIDFDAFLLAHREPEQSKTSRFLTISATIHAAAILIVAMITVPLVEQVKTETITIEIEDVPQRMITPRGAKVPPTQGGTPVAADTPVVEKLEDAGSPGDMVVAKPKAEAKAKNVAKAPKAVPVKATKSAAKASVAAAKGGRSVAPKTAFKAVPMTIDDIEAPELDEGQLAKHAVASSMNEDFNEDFDNMDRAQGAAIENEKKSMDALAAALASEQDETLAALDEENKAEADQLAAQQADLRQRNSKAIASALANERAAAMAAAAREAAEREARSKKAGLGGEGNGRGMGKGAGAGNAGSPGQGTQLAGTPTGVRSLDQLRQMPGNPRPQYSREERRRGDQGAVAFYAYITKEGYPQQFKMMKSTGFRNLDAKTLAALKKWRFYPGQEGWVELPFRWDLKGGAVEDGGMLRRSVGQR comes from the coding sequence ATGGGTTTTAACCTCGATAATGACAAGTCAAAAGATCAGCTAAGTCTGTTCGACTACAAGCTGCCTAATGCTGACTTTGCCCCGGCAAAGAAGTCTGCTGCCGACAATACGGCTATTGATTTTGATGCCTTCCTGTTGGCTCACCGCGAACCGGAACAAAGCAAAACCTCTCGCTTCCTGACTATCTCTGCGACCATTCACGCGGCGGCAATCCTGATCGTGGCAATGATCACTGTGCCCCTGGTTGAGCAGGTAAAAACTGAAACCATCACGATTGAAATCGAAGACGTGCCTCAACGAATGATCACTCCTCGTGGAGCAAAAGTGCCGCCGACTCAAGGTGGAACTCCAGTTGCGGCAGACACTCCAGTGGTTGAAAAGCTCGAGGACGCCGGCAGCCCGGGTGATATGGTTGTTGCCAAACCTAAAGCGGAAGCCAAAGCCAAGAACGTGGCAAAAGCTCCGAAAGCTGTTCCAGTAAAGGCCACTAAATCTGCTGCGAAAGCGTCTGTGGCGGCAGCCAAGGGCGGTCGTAGTGTGGCTCCGAAGACGGCGTTCAAAGCTGTTCCAATGACGATTGATGATATTGAAGCTCCAGAACTGGATGAAGGCCAACTGGCTAAACACGCCGTGGCCTCCAGCATGAATGAAGACTTCAACGAGGACTTCGATAACATGGATCGCGCTCAAGGGGCGGCGATCGAAAATGAAAAGAAGTCCATGGATGCACTGGCGGCGGCCCTTGCCTCCGAGCAGGATGAAACTCTGGCCGCTTTGGATGAAGAAAACAAAGCGGAAGCGGACCAACTGGCTGCGCAACAAGCAGACCTGCGCCAAAGAAACTCCAAGGCAATTGCTTCGGCTTTAGCCAACGAACGTGCGGCGGCAATGGCAGCAGCCGCTCGTGAAGCTGCGGAACGCGAAGCGCGCAGTAAAAAAGCCGGTCTTGGTGGCGAAGGTAACGGACGTGGTATGGGTAAAGGTGCAGGCGCCGGAAACGCAGGTTCTCCGGGTCAGGGCACACAACTGGCGGGAACTCCAACCGGAGTTCGCAGTCTGGATCAGCTTCGTCAAATGCCCGGCAACCCGCGCCCGCAATATTCACGCGAAGAACGTCGTCGCGGCGATCAGGGTGCCGTAGCCTTCTATGCCTACATCACGAAAGAGGGTTATCCTCAGCAGTTCAAAATGATGAAATCGACCGGCTTCCGCAATCTGGATGCTAAGACTCTGGCGGCGCTGAAAAAATGGCGCTTCTATCCAGGTCAGGAAGGCTGGGTTGAACTGCCGTTCCGCTGGGACCTTAAAGGTGGCGCAGTGGAAGATGGTGGGATGTTGCGACGCAGCGTTGGTCAGAGATAA
- a CDS encoding DUF6531 domain-containing protein: MKKVAVFILALSVLSQAHALVDTSTGSFMHSWIDFDGKGLDLRVKLERTYNSRSTFKGWFGYGWCTDLETVLINHEDAITIRHCGDGQEHEYKKMGSDYRSTTGGPGTIRKAGDVFQRVFTDGTIETFNSHGKLQEVKKNGDFVALKYNERGLPKELVDSSGRVVTIEATPTGFVQTITFKNKGAKAPTQVVGKYEYQGENLVSATNFWGNTYKYSYEKNNNMKKAIWPNGKEILLSYNSNDWVLALKGTDICAEDYSYKVDQSKKPPRYAVKVTKKCDNDVIVEKAYSYTYSMDNRRILAAELDEDAVRREFKYDEHGNVIEVKERRLNGDVLTKIVRNDRGLVVKISNVLENYFYKYRVGAGRSLVAEAIHENVAAGVVVDRYKFSMTYNDDDRMISVIKPNGSKLEFEYDYMSRVSKISTKDIAIEVVYNDTDSTPKHLKLGDKYLPLSIYDIRATPKEIAAVDLYFDYLRAYSLTIPAY; encoded by the coding sequence ATGAAGAAGGTCGCTGTATTCATTCTGGCTTTGTCAGTATTATCTCAAGCCCACGCATTGGTTGATACCTCCACAGGTTCATTCATGCATTCCTGGATTGATTTCGACGGAAAAGGTTTGGATCTGCGCGTGAAGCTGGAGCGCACATATAACAGTCGCTCCACTTTCAAAGGATGGTTTGGCTACGGCTGGTGCACAGACTTGGAGACAGTTCTGATCAATCACGAAGACGCAATCACCATCCGCCACTGCGGCGACGGGCAGGAGCATGAATACAAAAAAATGGGCTCAGACTATCGCTCCACCACCGGGGGCCCCGGCACTATCCGCAAAGCCGGCGACGTCTTCCAGCGTGTTTTCACCGACGGCACGATTGAAACATTTAACAGTCACGGAAAACTGCAGGAAGTGAAAAAGAACGGCGACTTTGTCGCACTTAAGTACAATGAACGCGGCCTGCCTAAAGAGCTTGTCGACAGTTCCGGACGTGTGGTGACGATTGAAGCAACGCCGACAGGCTTTGTCCAAACTATCACCTTCAAGAACAAAGGTGCAAAAGCCCCGACCCAGGTGGTTGGAAAGTATGAGTATCAAGGTGAAAATCTGGTCAGCGCCACCAACTTCTGGGGCAACACCTATAAGTACTCTTACGAAAAGAACAACAACATGAAAAAGGCCATCTGGCCCAACGGAAAAGAAATTCTTCTTTCATACAACTCCAACGACTGGGTGCTGGCGTTGAAAGGCACTGACATCTGTGCGGAAGACTATTCCTATAAAGTTGACCAGTCCAAAAAGCCTCCCCGCTATGCCGTCAAAGTTACGAAGAAATGTGACAACGATGTGATCGTTGAAAAAGCCTATTCCTACACCTATTCGATGGACAATCGCAGAATTCTTGCGGCAGAGCTTGACGAAGATGCCGTTCGCAGAGAATTCAAATATGACGAGCACGGCAATGTGATTGAGGTCAAAGAACGCAGGCTGAATGGCGATGTGCTGACTAAGATTGTGCGCAACGACCGAGGACTGGTGGTGAAGATCTCCAATGTCCTGGAAAATTACTTCTACAAATACCGTGTCGGCGCAGGTCGTTCTCTGGTAGCGGAAGCCATCCACGAAAACGTCGCGGCCGGTGTTGTCGTGGATCGCTACAAGTTTTCCATGACCTACAACGATGATGATCGCATGATCTCTGTTATCAAACCCAATGGATCCAAACTTGAATTCGAGTACGACTATATGTCTCGTGTTAGCAAAATCAGCACCAAAGACATCGCCATTGAGGTGGTCTACAACGACACGGACAGTACGCCCAAACATCTGAAGCTGGGGGACAAGTATCTGCCGCTCTCCATCTACGATATCCGCGCAACCCCCAAAGAGATCGCCGCGGTTGATTTGTACTTTGACTACTTGAGGGCCTATAGCCTAACCATCCCCGCTTATTAA